In Deefgea piscis, the DNA window GATTGAGTATGGTAGTTTAGATCAATTGGACGCGTTGTTAGCACGACTGTAAGCTTAGTTAGAGCTGTTTGACATTGAATTGACGGATAAAATTCTCAAAAAATATAGTTCTTTGATTTATTACGTTTTTAGAAAGAAATTAACGGTTTTTTAAGTTGGATTTTGTTTTGCAAAAAATAAAAATAAATCCACCAAAGTCAACGGTAATAAATTGACGCAAGGCAAATCAACTCCGTATAATCGCGTCGTTTGTCTTACGGTGATGTGATGTACGGGAAGGCACAGATTCGTGGCATCATTCGGTTACAAATCGGATTTACGATGCTCCTTACAATTGCGCTACTTTTGATTGTGGATCAGAAGGCGGCAATTGCAAGTTTTTCAGGTGGATTAATTGCAGTCTTAGGCAGCGTGTTGTATTCGCTGATTGCCTATCGTGCTCGATTAGCTGCCGCAGCTGAATTGTTGCGACGCCACTTTGCAGCAGAAATGGCAAAGCTTTCAGTAACGCTGATTGCGTTCGCAGCGTTCTTTATGTTTTATCGGGATGTCGCTTGGGCTTGGGTATTCGCAGGATACTTAGTTGCAGCTAGCGCCTACTGGTTTGGGCTTTTAATTAAATTTGACGGTAAAAAGTAAATTATGGCACAAGATGCAACTAGTTATATCCAGCACCATTTGACCTTTGCAAAGTCTGATTTATTCGGCGGTTTCCATTTGGATACTTTCTGGATTTCTTTGGCATTGGGCATGTTGTTTGTCGGCGTATTTGCCTACGTTGCTCGCAAAGCAACGCCAGGTGTACCAGGCCGTTTGCAAAACTTTGTTGAGTTGATTGTTGAGATGGTCGACAACCAAATCAAGGATGCTTTCCACGGTAAATCAAAAGTAATTGGTCCGTTGTCATTGACGATCTTTTGCTGGGTCTTCTTGATGAATGCAATGGACTTGCTACCAGTTGATTTATTGCCAATGTTTGCACAATGGTATGGTCATACTTTCTACGGTGCAGATCCACATCATGTTTATTTGCGCGTGGTGCCAACGGCTGACGTTAACTTAACGTTTGCGATGTCGTTAACTGTCTTGTTGATGATTATTGGCTTCTCAATCTCTGCTAAAGGCTTGTTTGGCTGGATTAAAGAGTTGTTTACTGCGCCATTCCACGCTGAAGGTTTGTTGATGTCAATTATTTTGGCGCCAGTAAATTTCGCCTTCCAGTTGGTGGAAATGGCTGCAAAACCAATCTCTTTAGCACTGCGTCTGTTCGGTAATATGTATGCCGGTGAGTTGATCTTTATCTTGATCGCTTTGCTGCCATGGTGGGTCAACTGGGTGCTCGGCACGCCATGGGCCATCTTCCATATCTTGGTGATTACGCTGCAAGCCTTCGTCTTTATGATGTTGACGATTGTGTACTTGAGCTTGGCTGTAGAAGACCATTGATTTTAAGTCTAGTGGCGTGTATCGGTTGGGTGCACGACATTAGACTCAGTTTTACCCAACCTCGTAACTTTTGAATCAAACTAGGAGTCTCAAAATGGTTTCACCTGAAGTAATTGCTTCCGTACAAGGCATGACTGTTATCGCTGCTGCGATCATCATTGGTTTGGCTGCTATTGGTACTGCACTTGGTTTTGCTATCCTCGGTGGCAAATTTCTTGAGTCTGCTGCTCGTCAGCCAGAAATGATTCCAGTTTTGCAAACTAAACTGTTTATTATCGCTGGTCTGTTGGATGCGATTTCGATGATTGGCGTTGGTGTGGCTATGCTTTACACCTTCAACAACCCATTCCTGGCTGCTCTGACTGTTGCTGCTCAATAATCTTTTGATCAGCCTTTAAGGAGGACATTCAGCGTGGAATTTAATTCGTCTCTCATAGGTCAGATGATCACTTTTGGTCTCTTGATCCTGTTCACGATGAAGTTCGTTTGGCCTCCGCTGATCAAGATGATGGATGAGCGTGCTAAACGCATTGCAGATGGCCTAGCCTCTGCAGATCGTGCCAAACAAGATCTTGAGAATGCTGAGAAAAAGTCAGCGGACAAACTGCGTGAAGCAAAACAAAGCGCAGCTGAGATCATTGCCCAAGCCGAAAAACGTGCAGCGCAACTTGTCGATGAAGCTAAAGGCAATGCCAAAGTGGAAGGCGAACGCCTGATCGCTGGCGCCCAAGGTGAAATCGAGCAGCAAATTCAGCAAGCTAAAGAAACGCTTCGTCAGCAAGTTGCCGTATTGGCAATCGCTGGTGCTGAGCAGATCTTACGTCGCGAAATCGACGCAGCGAAGCATGCTGATATGCTGTCATCCATCAAAGCGGAATTGTAAGATAGTCATGGCAGAACTTATAACCGTCGCTAGACCCTACGCCGAGGCCGTTTTCCGGCTGGCTAAAGAAAGCAATACGCTTTCTCAATGGTCGGATACGCTTGCTAATCTGGCGCTTATTGCCCAGAACCAAGAGATTCTTGACGTAGTGGCTAATCCAAAGTGTTCTGCTGATCAAGTACAGGAGCTGTTGGTTGGGCTTCTGGGTACTGAAGCAAACGCCGAGGTTAAAAACTTCCTGGCAGCAGTGCTCGAAAATCGTCGTTTTGCCACTTTACCGGCTGTGTCGACTTTATTTGAAGAACTGAAAGCGGCAGACGAAGGTGTAGCGCAAGCGCACATTGAATCTGCTTTTGCTATGACTGATGCCCAACTGGCCGAACTGACGGCTACGCTCACTCAGCAACTTAAACGCAAGATCAGCGCCGATGTTAGTGTCAACCCCGAGTTAATCGGTGGTGTGAAAGTAACGATTGGTGACTTAGTTATTGATGCCTCGGTTAGCGGCAAATTAACTGCCCTTGCGACAAGCCTGAAGAGTTAGGAGAAATCATGCAACTTAATCCGTCCGAAATCAGTGAACTGATTAAAGCTCGGATCCAAAATCTACCCCAAGGCGCACAATCCAGCACGACTGGTACTGTAGTGTCGGTAACTGACGGTATCGTGCGCGTGCACGGTTTGTCGGAAGTTATGCAAGGTGAGATGTTGGAGTTCCCGGGTAATACCTTCGGTCTGGCGCTTAACTTAGAGCGCGATTCTGTAGGTGCTGTTATTTTAGGTGACTACAAACACATCGCCGAAGGTGATGTTGTTAAGTGTACCGGCCGTATCTTGGAAGTACCTATTGGTCGTGAGTTGATCGGTCGCGTTGTGAACGCATTGGGTCAACCTATCGACGGCAAAGGCCCATTGGGCACAACGATGTCTGCGCCAATTGAAAAAATTGCACCAGGCGTTATTGCGCGTCAATCGGTTTCACAACCACTGCAAACTGGTATCAAGTCAATTGATACCATGGTGCCAGTAGGTCGTGGTCAGCGCGAGTTGATCATTGGTGACCGCCAAACGGGTAAAACCGCTGTTGCACTTGATGCGATCATTAACCAAAAAGGTACTGGTGTTACTTGTATCTATGTGGCGATTGGTCAAAAAGCATCTTCGATTGCTAACGTGGTTCGCAAGTTGGAAGAACACGGTGCATTGGGTCACACGATTATTGTTGCTGCTGCCGCTTCTGAAGCTGCTGCCTTGCAATACATCGCTGCGTACTCTGGTTGCACAATGGGCGAATACTTCCGCGATCGTGGTGAAGATGCCTTGATCGTTTATGATGATTTGTCTAAGCAAGCCGTTGCTTACCGTCAAATTTCATTGCTTTTGCGTCGTCCTCCGGGCCGTGAAGCATTCCCTGGCGATGTTTTCTATCTCCACAGCCGCTTGTTGGAACGCGCATCGCGTATCAATGAAGTTGAAGTTGAGAAGCTAACTAATGGTGAAGTGAAAGGTAAAACAGGTTCGTTAACTGCATTGCCTATCATCGAAACGCAAGCTGGTGACGTTTCTGCCTTCGTACCAACCAACGTTATTTCGATTACTGATGGTCAGATTTTCTTGGAAACTGACTTGTTCAACGCGGGTATTCGCCCAGCAATGAACGCCGGTATTTCGGTATCGCGTGTGGGTGGTGCTGCGCAAACTAAAGTCATCAAAAAATTGGGTGGCGGCGTACGTTTGGCTTTGGCTCAGTATCGTGAATTGGCGGCATTTGCCCAGTTCGCTTCTGACCTTGATGAAGCAACACGTAAGCAATTGGAACGCGGCAAGATGGTGACTGAGTTGATGAAACAAGCTCAGTACAGCCCGATGAAAGTCGCTGAGTTGGGTGTTACCCTGCTCTTGATTAACAAAGGCGTTTATGATGACGTCGCTGTTGATCGCGCACTGGCATTTGAAGCTGCATTCCTTAGCAATCTCAAAGCCAATCATGCAGATGTATTGGCGCGTGTTGATGATAAGGGTGAGCTGTCTTCTGATGATGAAGCAGCCATTATGAAAGCAGTTGAAGCCTTTAAAGCCGGCGCTGCTTACTGATTTGAGACGTTGATAAAAGGATCAAATCATGGCAAGCGGTAAAGAGATTCGTACTAAGATCAAAAGCGTAAAAAACACGCAGAAGATCACCCGCGCCATGGAAATGGTTGCCACGTCGAAAATGCGCAAGGCTCAAGAGCGTATGAAGGCGGCCCGCCCTTACGGTGAAAAAATCCGTAATGTGGCTGGCCACTTGAGCCAAGCTTTGGTCGACTATGAGCATCCATATCTCCAAACGCGCGACACCGTCAAGCGGGTTGGCCTGATTATGGTGTCTTCGGACAAAGGTTTGTGTGGTGGCTTGAACACCAACGCCCTGCGTTCGGCTTTCAATAAAATGAAAGAATTGCACAACAATGGTGTTGAAACTGTTGTAACCGCAATCGGCAATAAAGGGTTGGGTTTCATGAAGCGTAATGGCGCGAAGATTCTTTCTTCGGCCGTTGGTCTTGGTGATACCCCGCATCTGGAACAGCTGATTGGCCCGATCAAAGTGATGATCGATGCCTACGTTGCTGGTGAAGTAGACGAAGTACACATCGTTTACACTCGTTTCATTAACACCATGAAACAAGAGCCAGTCATCGAACAATTGTTGCCATTAGCTAGCGAATCGTTTGAACAACCGAAATCTGCGCACAACTGGGAATACCTGTATGAGCCAGATGCAAAAACGGTGATTGATGATTTGATGAATCGTTACGTAGAGGCCTTGGTTTACCAAGCCGTAGCGGAAAACATCGCATCAGAACAAGCGGCGCGTATGGTGGCGATGAAGGCTGCAACTGACAACGCTGACAATGTAATCGGCTCCCTGCAACTGCTATATAACAAAACGCGACAAGCGGCAATTACGAAAGAACTTTCGGAAATTGTTGGCGGCGCGGCAGCAGTTTAATTGGGCCCTGACGGATTAACTGGATTAGGAAAAACGATGAGCCAAGGTAAAATCGTACAAATCATTGGGCCAGTTGTTGACGTGGAATTCCCACGCGACAATATTCCCAAGGTGTATGACGCGCTCAAACTAGTTGGCGCAGAACTGACGCTGGAAGTTCAGCAGCAGCTCGGCGACGGCGTAGTGCGCGCCATTGCCATGGGTAGTACCGATGGTCTTAAACGCGGTACAGGCGTTACCAACACTGGCGCACCAATCATGGTGCCAGTAGGTAATGCAACTCTGGGCCGTATTATGGATGTATTGGGCAACCCGATTGATGATGCAGGCCCAGTGAATGGCGAGGCAACTCGTGCAATTCACCAAGCTGCACCAAAATTTGATGAGTTGAACCAAAGTATTGATCTCTTAGAAACTGGTATCAAGGTTATTGACTTGGTTTGCCCGTTTGCTAAGGGTGGTAAAGTGGGTCTGTTCGGTGGTGCCGGTGTCGGCAAAACCGTGAACATGATGGAATTGATCAACAACATCGCTAAAGCGCACAGTGGTTTGTCTGTGTTTGCTGGTGTAGGTGAGCGTACTCGTGAGGGTAACGACTTCTACCACGAAATGAAGGACTCTAACGTTCTTGATAAAGTGGCGATGGTTTACGGTCAAATGAACGAGCCACCAGGCAACCGTTTGCGCGTAGCGTTGACGGGTCTGTCAATCGCGGAACATTTCCGTGACGAAGGCCGTGACATCTTGTTCTTTGTGGATAACATCTACCGCTACACCCTCGCTGGTACTGAAGTATCGGCGTTGTTGGGTCGTATGCCTTCTGCCGTGGGTTACCAACCGACATTGGCTGAAGAGATGGGTGCGCTTCAAGAGCGTATCACTTCGACTAAGACTGGCTCGATTACATCGATTCAAGCCGTTTACGTACCTGCGGATGACTTGACCGATCCATCTCCAGCAACAACCTTCGCTCACTTGGATGCGACTGTTGTTCTGAGCCGTGATATTGCGTCGTTAGGTATCTACCCTGCGGTAGATCCACTCGATTCAACTTCACGTCAATTGGATCCGCAAGTGGTTGGCGACGAGCACTACTCTGTAGCGCGTGGCGTTCAGCAAACATTGCAAAAGTACAAAGAATTGCAAGACATTATCGCGATTCTGGGTATGGACGAATTGTCTCCAGAAGACAAATTGTCAGTATCTCGTGCTCGTAAGATTCAACGTTTCTTGTCGCAACCGTTCCACGTTGCTGAAGTGTTCACTGGCTCGCCAGGCAAGTACGTTCCGCTCAAAGAAACCCTCAAGGGCTTCAAGGGCATCTTGAATGGCGATTACGATCACCTTCCAGAGCAAGCCTTCTATATGGTTGGCGGCATCGAAGAAGCGATCGAAAAAGCCAAGTCGATGCAATAAGGGGTTAAGCGATGGCCATGAGCATGCGTGTGGACGTAGTTAGTGCTGAAGAACTGATCTACTCTGGCTTAGCTGAGTTTATCTCAGCGCCTGCCGATAAGGGTGAGATTGGTATCTTGCCGCGGCACGCTCCGCTGTTGACCCGTATTCGTCCGGGTGCGATCCGTATTAAGATCGCCAACTCGAACGAAGATGATGTCATTCTGTTTGTTTCAGGTGGCATGCTTGAAGTTCAACCGGATGTGGTAACAGTCTTGGCCGATACTGCGATTCGTGGTGCTGACATTGATGAAGCGAAGGCGTTAGAAGCTAAACGCCGCGCAGAAGATGCGTTGAAAAACCATTCTTCTTCGATGGACTTCGCGATGGCGCAGGCTGAATTGATGGATGCTGTAGCGAAACTTGCGGTAGTTTCTAAATTGAAACGCGGCGGCCACTAATTATTGCAATTGAATTTGCAGTAATCGGATTGTAAAAATTAAAAAGGCAGCTTCGGCTGCCTTTTTGCTTTATTTACGTTTAAGTTGCTGGCAGATAACGCAATAAAGTCATGTCATGCTGTGCGTGAACCACGCTGAAGATTAGAATAGCGACAAACCATATATATTTAGGGATAAGTGATGGCTTCTGCATTAAACGTGGTCATTTTGGCTGCAGGGCAAGGTAAACGGATGTACTCTAGTTTGCCGAAAGTATTGCACCGTCTTGCGGGCAAACCGTTAGTTCAACACGTTATTGATACTGCGCGTCAATTACAGCCGCAAAAAATGGTCATTGTGTATGGTCATGGCGGCGAGCAAGTGCAAAAGCAATTGGCCGATCAAACTGATTTAGCTTGGGCGTGTCAGGCTGAGCAGCTTGGTACAGGGCATGCCTTGGCGCAGGCCGTTCCACAATGCGTTGGTGGCATTACCCTGATGCTGTATGGTGATGTGCCATTAACGCGTTTGGCCACTATTGAAGCCTTATTGGCGGCAAGTGCCGATGGCAAAGTCGGTGTTCTGACCGATATTCTGGATGATGCAACTGGTTATGGCCGCATTGTTCGCAATGCAGCTGGGCAGGTGACTTGCATTGTTGAGCAAAAAGATTGCTCTGTAGAGCAAGCCAAAATCACTGAAATGAATACCGGAATTTTGGCCTTGCCGACGGCGCGTTTGGCTGGATGGTTATCTGAGCTAAAGAACGACAATGCGCAAGGTGAGTATTATGCCACCGACTTAATCGCTCTTGCCGTACGTGATGGTGTTGAAATTGCGACGGTGCAGCCCTTAGATCATTGGGAAGCAGAAGGCATTAATAATAAGCTGCAGCTCGCCAGCTTAGAGCGTATTTATCAAGGTGAAAACGCCAAAGCCTTGTTAACCGCAGGTGTTGGCTTGGCTGATCCAGCGCGGATTGACGTGCGCGGTACATTGACGCATGGCCAAGATGTCTTTATTGATGTGAATTGCATTTTTGAAGGGCGTGTCGTTTTGGGCCAAGGTGTGAGTATTGGCGCACATTGCGTACTAAAAAACGTCACGATTGCTGATGGCGCGGTGATTCATCCATTTTGCCATTTGGAAGACGCCGTGGTTGGCGCCGGTAGTTTGATCGGTCCTTATGCCCGTTTGCGACCTGGTGCGCAATTGGCTGCGCAAGTCCATATTGGCAATTTTGTTGAAATTAAAAAGTCGAGCGTCGAGCTCGGCTCAAAAATTAATCATCTAAGCTATATCGGCGATGCCCAAATTGGTGCTGGTGTGAATGTGGGTGCTGGAACGATTACTTGCAATTATGATGGCGTTAATAAATTCACCACAGTGATTGAAGATAATGTGTTTATTGGCAGCAATAATTGTCTGGTTGCACCCGTCACAATTGGTGCCGGAGCGACGACAGGTGCTGGCTCGGTGATTAGTAAAAATGCCCCAGCAGGTGAGTTGACGATTGCGCGCGCGAAACAACTGACATTGTCGGCTTGGCAGCGACCAAAGAAAATCGTGAAATAAATAACTGGTAGATTGCAATAATTGGGTTTGAAGTACGGCCTAGCGATTGAGCTGGGTCGTAATGCTTAAATGATGGGTATATTGCTGTAGTCATTTTAAATAAAAGACTCCATGTAAATACCCATAGTAAATCGGTGTATCGATTTAGT includes these proteins:
- a CDS encoding F0F1 ATP synthase subunit epsilon: MAMSMRVDVVSAEELIYSGLAEFISAPADKGEIGILPRHAPLLTRIRPGAIRIKIANSNEDDVILFVSGGMLEVQPDVVTVLADTAIRGADIDEAKALEAKRRAEDALKNHSSSMDFAMAQAELMDAVAKLAVVSKLKRGGH
- a CDS encoding ATP synthase subunit I codes for the protein MYGKAQIRGIIRLQIGFTMLLTIALLLIVDQKAAIASFSGGLIAVLGSVLYSLIAYRARLAAAAELLRRHFAAEMAKLSVTLIAFAAFFMFYRDVAWAWVFAGYLVAASAYWFGLLIKFDGKK
- the atpA gene encoding F0F1 ATP synthase subunit alpha — translated: MQLNPSEISELIKARIQNLPQGAQSSTTGTVVSVTDGIVRVHGLSEVMQGEMLEFPGNTFGLALNLERDSVGAVILGDYKHIAEGDVVKCTGRILEVPIGRELIGRVVNALGQPIDGKGPLGTTMSAPIEKIAPGVIARQSVSQPLQTGIKSIDTMVPVGRGQRELIIGDRQTGKTAVALDAIINQKGTGVTCIYVAIGQKASSIANVVRKLEEHGALGHTIIVAAAASEAAALQYIAAYSGCTMGEYFRDRGEDALIVYDDLSKQAVAYRQISLLLRRPPGREAFPGDVFYLHSRLLERASRINEVEVEKLTNGEVKGKTGSLTALPIIETQAGDVSAFVPTNVISITDGQIFLETDLFNAGIRPAMNAGISVSRVGGAAQTKVIKKLGGGVRLALAQYRELAAFAQFASDLDEATRKQLERGKMVTELMKQAQYSPMKVAELGVTLLLINKGVYDDVAVDRALAFEAAFLSNLKANHADVLARVDDKGELSSDDEAAIMKAVEAFKAGAAY
- the glmU gene encoding bifunctional UDP-N-acetylglucosamine diphosphorylase/glucosamine-1-phosphate N-acetyltransferase GlmU; the encoded protein is MASALNVVILAAGQGKRMYSSLPKVLHRLAGKPLVQHVIDTARQLQPQKMVIVYGHGGEQVQKQLADQTDLAWACQAEQLGTGHALAQAVPQCVGGITLMLYGDVPLTRLATIEALLAASADGKVGVLTDILDDATGYGRIVRNAAGQVTCIVEQKDCSVEQAKITEMNTGILALPTARLAGWLSELKNDNAQGEYYATDLIALAVRDGVEIATVQPLDHWEAEGINNKLQLASLERIYQGENAKALLTAGVGLADPARIDVRGTLTHGQDVFIDVNCIFEGRVVLGQGVSIGAHCVLKNVTIADGAVIHPFCHLEDAVVGAGSLIGPYARLRPGAQLAAQVHIGNFVEIKKSSVELGSKINHLSYIGDAQIGAGVNVGAGTITCNYDGVNKFTTVIEDNVFIGSNNCLVAPVTIGAGATTGAGSVISKNAPAGELTIARAKQLTLSAWQRPKKIVK
- the atpB gene encoding F0F1 ATP synthase subunit A, producing the protein MAQDATSYIQHHLTFAKSDLFGGFHLDTFWISLALGMLFVGVFAYVARKATPGVPGRLQNFVELIVEMVDNQIKDAFHGKSKVIGPLSLTIFCWVFLMNAMDLLPVDLLPMFAQWYGHTFYGADPHHVYLRVVPTADVNLTFAMSLTVLLMIIGFSISAKGLFGWIKELFTAPFHAEGLLMSIILAPVNFAFQLVEMAAKPISLALRLFGNMYAGELIFILIALLPWWVNWVLGTPWAIFHILVITLQAFVFMMLTIVYLSLAVEDH
- a CDS encoding F0F1 ATP synthase subunit B, translating into MEFNSSLIGQMITFGLLILFTMKFVWPPLIKMMDERAKRIADGLASADRAKQDLENAEKKSADKLREAKQSAAEIIAQAEKRAAQLVDEAKGNAKVEGERLIAGAQGEIEQQIQQAKETLRQQVAVLAIAGAEQILRREIDAAKHADMLSSIKAEL
- a CDS encoding F0F1 ATP synthase subunit delta, with product MAELITVARPYAEAVFRLAKESNTLSQWSDTLANLALIAQNQEILDVVANPKCSADQVQELLVGLLGTEANAEVKNFLAAVLENRRFATLPAVSTLFEELKAADEGVAQAHIESAFAMTDAQLAELTATLTQQLKRKISADVSVNPELIGGVKVTIGDLVIDASVSGKLTALATSLKS
- the atpG gene encoding F0F1 ATP synthase subunit gamma, with the protein product MASGKEIRTKIKSVKNTQKITRAMEMVATSKMRKAQERMKAARPYGEKIRNVAGHLSQALVDYEHPYLQTRDTVKRVGLIMVSSDKGLCGGLNTNALRSAFNKMKELHNNGVETVVTAIGNKGLGFMKRNGAKILSSAVGLGDTPHLEQLIGPIKVMIDAYVAGEVDEVHIVYTRFINTMKQEPVIEQLLPLASESFEQPKSAHNWEYLYEPDAKTVIDDLMNRYVEALVYQAVAENIASEQAARMVAMKAATDNADNVIGSLQLLYNKTRQAAITKELSEIVGGAAAV
- the atpE gene encoding F0F1 ATP synthase subunit C → MVSPEVIASVQGMTVIAAAIIIGLAAIGTALGFAILGGKFLESAARQPEMIPVLQTKLFIIAGLLDAISMIGVGVAMLYTFNNPFLAALTVAAQ
- the atpD gene encoding F0F1 ATP synthase subunit beta, coding for MSQGKIVQIIGPVVDVEFPRDNIPKVYDALKLVGAELTLEVQQQLGDGVVRAIAMGSTDGLKRGTGVTNTGAPIMVPVGNATLGRIMDVLGNPIDDAGPVNGEATRAIHQAAPKFDELNQSIDLLETGIKVIDLVCPFAKGGKVGLFGGAGVGKTVNMMELINNIAKAHSGLSVFAGVGERTREGNDFYHEMKDSNVLDKVAMVYGQMNEPPGNRLRVALTGLSIAEHFRDEGRDILFFVDNIYRYTLAGTEVSALLGRMPSAVGYQPTLAEEMGALQERITSTKTGSITSIQAVYVPADDLTDPSPATTFAHLDATVVLSRDIASLGIYPAVDPLDSTSRQLDPQVVGDEHYSVARGVQQTLQKYKELQDIIAILGMDELSPEDKLSVSRARKIQRFLSQPFHVAEVFTGSPGKYVPLKETLKGFKGILNGDYDHLPEQAFYMVGGIEEAIEKAKSMQ